A portion of the Luteibaculum oceani genome contains these proteins:
- a CDS encoding ATP-binding protein, with protein sequence MSKISSSSEFLNTPKFFETIEDLANIGAWVLDLETEKTIWSKQVYAIYDLDPKTATDLEQGVSYYTNQSQILLTDAISKCLATGTTFRLKLQIVSAKKVKKDVLVVGKPEFKGEKIIKLWGAIQDITDYETQVRLLEDEQIKLNTAQSLSQFGHYETDLVKQTWTASDRFCRIFGFNKSEEPFTMSEFEEIVHPEDHERVMKDFTDALIKKQDFYCEYRCINRKTKETIWVKSTSKVEYDKDGTPIKILGVKYDATQYVKDQAKLKEANESLEEKNLQLEQFAYVTSHDLKSPINNIRSFVELIRDEIEPYKNEELETYLNYVKEAGDRVALQISTLLAHAKIGLDREIGEVDLAKVLRNVQEDLRYHIKDTNGTLEIPDQLPVIYGDETELRILFQNLISNGLKFSKENQAPMVKIFYEFSGDYHKFLVEDNGIGIPPEELESIFEMFSRSSVSSSFKGSGIGLAHCKKIVNLHNGKIEVKSELNKGSTFIIMLPNKI encoded by the coding sequence ATGAGCAAAATTTCCTCTTCCTCCGAATTTCTCAATACGCCTAAATTTTTTGAAACTATAGAAGATTTAGCCAACATAGGTGCATGGGTGTTGGATTTAGAAACGGAAAAAACTATTTGGTCTAAACAGGTTTATGCCATTTACGATTTAGATCCTAAAACGGCTACCGATTTGGAGCAAGGTGTTTCCTATTACACCAATCAAAGCCAAATATTATTGACGGATGCTATTTCCAAATGCCTTGCTACTGGCACAACTTTTAGGCTTAAGCTCCAAATTGTATCAGCTAAAAAAGTGAAGAAGGATGTCTTGGTGGTAGGAAAACCAGAATTTAAAGGGGAGAAGATCATTAAGTTGTGGGGGGCCATTCAGGATATTACCGATTACGAAACCCAGGTAAGGCTGTTGGAGGACGAGCAGATTAAGCTTAATACTGCGCAGTCATTGTCCCAGTTTGGGCATTACGAAACGGATTTAGTGAAGCAGACTTGGACTGCCAGTGATCGCTTTTGTAGGATTTTCGGTTTCAACAAAAGTGAGGAGCCATTTACCATGAGTGAATTTGAGGAAATTGTGCATCCAGAGGATCATGAAAGGGTTATGAAGGACTTTACGGATGCCTTAATCAAAAAACAAGATTTCTACTGCGAGTACCGATGTATTAACCGCAAAACAAAAGAAACCATTTGGGTAAAATCCACCTCAAAAGTGGAATACGATAAAGATGGAACCCCAATTAAAATTTTAGGGGTAAAGTACGATGCAACCCAGTATGTGAAAGATCAAGCTAAGCTTAAGGAAGCTAACGAAAGTCTCGAGGAAAAAAACTTACAATTAGAACAATTTGCCTATGTAACCTCTCACGACCTTAAAAGCCCCATAAATAATATTCGATCATTTGTGGAGTTAATTCGTGATGAAATAGAACCATATAAAAACGAGGAATTAGAGACTTATTTAAACTACGTTAAAGAGGCTGGAGACAGGGTGGCTTTGCAAATTAGTACATTGTTGGCGCATGCCAAGATAGGGCTGGATAGAGAAATTGGTGAAGTAGACTTAGCAAAAGTATTGCGAAACGTACAAGAAGATTTGCGTTATCACATCAAAGACACCAACGGAACATTAGAAATTCCTGATCAACTGCCTGTCATTTATGGTGATGAAACCGAATTGAGAATTTTATTCCAGAATCTTATTTCCAATGGATTAAAATTTTCCAAGGAAAATCAGGCACCCATGGTGAAAATTTTCTACGAGTTCTCAGGGGATTATCACAAATTTTTAGTGGAGGATAATGGTATAGGTATACCACCGGAAGAATTGGAGAGTATTTTTGAAATGTTCTCTAGATCCAGTGTGTCTTCGAGTTTTAAAGGTAGTGGTATAGGATTGGCCCACTGCAAGAAAATTGTGAACCTCCACAATGGTAAAATAGAAGTAAAAAGTGAACTTAATAAAGGAAGTACTTTTATAATTATGCTTCCAAACAAGATCTAA
- a CDS encoding dipeptidyl-peptidase 3 family protein produces MKKILLYGVAAGFLFSCNQTTEEAKSEVKKEDKFEYLAEQFADLKILRYKIPQWDQLDLRQKKLVYFLTQSGYAGRDIMWDQNYRHNLTIRKALEKIVREYDGDKSGKDWENFMVYVKRVWFSNGIHHHYSTAKILPEFSKDYFASLLAATGQSLEGEVVKAIFDPSFDAKKVNLDPEKGLLKGSAVNFYSPDVTEKEVDAFYAKKMDKSDLEPISYGLNSRIAKVNGALVEQVYKVGGLYGPALENVISWLEKAKEVAENEQQALAISLLIDYYKTGDLKTWDAFNIAWVNDTLSEIDFIHGFVEVYNDPKGYRGSYESIIEIKDFEASERMAMLQKNTQWFEDNAPIMPKHKKEKVKGVSYKVVNVAGESGDASPSTPIGVNLPNANWIRANHGSKSVSLGNIVSAYSEASAGGILEEFAFNEEEVELSKKHGKLAGKLHTALHEVVGHASGKLEPGVGTPKETLKNYSSTIEEGRADLVALYYLMDQKMIDLGLMTTLDVGKAEYQSYIRNGLMLQLRRLAVGEDVEEAHMRNRQWISKWVYEKGKADNVIEKVVKEGKTYFVIRDYDKLRALFGELLKEVQRIKSQGDYEAAKNLVEGYGVKVDQDIHQEVLDRAAKFKSAPYGGFINPRLVPVTNDAGEITDVKVEYVGSFTEQMLEYAEKFGVL; encoded by the coding sequence ATGAAGAAAATATTGCTTTATGGTGTCGCGGCTGGATTTTTGTTTTCTTGTAATCAAACCACCGAAGAGGCCAAGTCAGAAGTTAAAAAGGAAGATAAGTTTGAGTATCTAGCAGAACAGTTTGCGGACTTAAAAATTCTTCGATATAAAATTCCTCAATGGGATCAGTTGGATCTTAGACAGAAAAAGCTGGTTTATTTCTTAACCCAATCGGGTTATGCAGGTAGGGATATAATGTGGGATCAAAATTATCGCCACAACCTAACCATTAGAAAGGCCTTAGAAAAAATTGTTCGTGAATACGATGGTGATAAATCAGGAAAAGATTGGGAGAATTTTATGGTATACGTTAAGCGTGTATGGTTCTCTAACGGTATCCATCACCATTATAGTACTGCAAAAATTCTTCCTGAATTTTCTAAGGATTATTTTGCAAGTTTATTAGCAGCAACGGGTCAATCTCTTGAAGGGGAGGTGGTTAAAGCTATTTTCGATCCAAGCTTTGACGCGAAAAAAGTTAACCTAGATCCCGAAAAAGGATTACTGAAAGGTTCTGCGGTTAATTTCTATTCGCCGGATGTTACTGAGAAAGAGGTCGATGCCTTTTATGCTAAAAAGATGGACAAGTCAGACTTGGAACCAATTTCCTACGGACTAAACTCAAGAATAGCAAAGGTTAATGGGGCGTTGGTTGAACAAGTGTATAAGGTCGGCGGATTGTATGGTCCGGCTTTAGAAAATGTTATTTCCTGGTTAGAAAAAGCCAAAGAAGTTGCAGAAAATGAGCAGCAAGCTTTAGCTATTAGCTTGTTGATAGATTACTATAAAACTGGTGATCTTAAAACCTGGGATGCTTTCAATATCGCATGGGTAAATGATACCTTAAGTGAAATAGATTTTATTCACGGATTTGTTGAGGTGTATAACGATCCAAAAGGATACCGTGGTTCTTACGAGTCAATCATCGAGATTAAGGATTTTGAAGCTTCTGAGCGCATGGCTATGCTTCAAAAAAATACCCAGTGGTTCGAAGATAATGCTCCTATTATGCCAAAACATAAAAAGGAAAAAGTAAAAGGTGTTTCATACAAGGTTGTTAACGTGGCTGGTGAGTCTGGAGATGCTTCTCCTTCAACGCCAATTGGAGTAAATCTTCCTAACGCCAACTGGATTAGAGCTAATCACGGATCTAAATCTGTAAGTTTAGGAAATATCGTTTCAGCTTATAGCGAGGCTTCGGCAGGGGGCATTCTTGAAGAGTTTGCTTTTAACGAAGAGGAAGTGGAGCTTTCTAAGAAACACGGAAAATTGGCAGGTAAACTTCATACTGCTCTTCACGAAGTAGTGGGCCATGCATCTGGGAAATTGGAGCCCGGTGTAGGTACTCCTAAGGAAACATTAAAGAACTACTCATCTACAATAGAAGAGGGTAGAGCCGATCTTGTAGCGCTTTACTATTTGATGGATCAGAAAATGATTGATTTAGGATTGATGACAACCCTTGACGTGGGGAAAGCTGAATATCAATCATACATTAGAAATGGTTTAATGCTTCAACTTAGAAGGTTAGCTGTTGGTGAAGATGTAGAGGAAGCTCACATGAGAAACAGACAGTGGATTTCTAAATGGGTTTACGAAAAAGGTAAAGCAGATAACGTAATCGAGAAGGTCGTAAAAGAAGGTAAAACCTACTTTGTTATCCGAGATTACGATAAACTTAGAGCCTTATTCGGAGAATTGTTGAAAGAGGTTCAGCGCATAAAATCTCAAGGAGATTACGAAGCTGCTAAAAATTTGGTAGAAGGTTACGGGGTTAAAGTAGATCAAGATATCCACCAAGAAGTATTGGATAGAGCGGCTAAATTTAAGTCGGCGCCATACGGTGGTTTCATCAACCCAAGATTAGTACCTGTTACTAATGATGCTGGGGAAATTACCGATGTTAAAGTGGAATATGTTGGGAGCTTTACCGAGCAAATGCTAGAATATGCTGAGAAATTCGGTGTATTGTAA
- a CDS encoding cytochrome c biogenesis protein encodes MRNSWKLLAILLVTYACISSFFLPMAPGLQSVNPTTKSDSTFTLTVSGYNTHFDADTVVLWLQSEDKQAVRPVAEEIYSATIGSFEFQTKDFPQNGNYSLWVYNNIDKTLFLPQAHFVEQSTDSVLHTTFDRSAYVMGRDKFEIPFKNILYETIRNLNFHVTMWFVLLILMTISLVYSVKYLNGDNQLIDIKASQAAKVGLYFALLGIISGSIWAKYTWGAWWVKDPKLNGAALSFLVYLAYLVLRQSIPDDEKKARISAVYNIFAYVLMIVFIQVLPRLTDSLHPGNGGNPAFSQYDLDNNLKMIFYPAALGWILIGIWIWTIKVRIQKIELHTDNEEL; translated from the coding sequence ATGAGAAACAGCTGGAAATTGCTTGCCATTCTGTTAGTAACCTACGCCTGTATCAGTAGTTTTTTTCTACCAATGGCACCGGGTTTGCAGTCGGTAAATCCAACCACCAAATCAGATTCAACTTTCACCTTAACCGTTAGTGGGTATAACACGCATTTCGATGCCGATACCGTGGTGCTTTGGCTTCAAAGCGAAGACAAGCAGGCAGTGCGCCCTGTTGCTGAGGAAATTTACAGTGCTACCATTGGTTCATTCGAATTTCAAACGAAGGATTTCCCCCAGAACGGAAATTACTCCTTATGGGTTTATAATAACATCGATAAAACACTTTTTTTACCTCAAGCCCATTTTGTAGAGCAAAGCACAGATTCAGTGCTTCACACCACTTTTGATCGCAGTGCATACGTTATGGGGCGCGATAAATTTGAAATTCCTTTTAAGAATATTCTTTACGAAACCATTAGAAATTTAAACTTCCACGTTACTATGTGGTTTGTTCTGCTAATTCTAATGACCATTTCGCTGGTATACTCCGTTAAATACTTAAATGGCGACAACCAGTTAATCGATATAAAAGCATCGCAAGCGGCAAAAGTTGGATTGTATTTTGCTCTTCTTGGAATTATTTCGGGAAGTATTTGGGCTAAATATACCTGGGGTGCCTGGTGGGTAAAAGATCCGAAATTAAATGGTGCTGCCCTCTCTTTCTTAGTGTATCTCGCTTATTTGGTTTTACGTCAATCCATTCCAGACGACGAAAAAAAGGCACGTATATCTGCGGTATACAACATATTTGCCTATGTGTTAATGATCGTATTTATTCAGGTATTGCCACGATTAACCGACTCCTTGCACCCAGGAAATGGTGGTAATCCGGCGTTTAGTCAGTACGATCTTGACAATAACTTAAAAATGATTTTCTATCCAGCTGCTTTAGGTTGGATATTAATAGGTATTTGGATCTGGACCATTAAAGTCAGAATCCAGAAAATAGAATTACATACAGATAATGAAGAGCTGTAA